The stretch of DNA CAGCTACAATTTGAGCTAAACTTCCGGACAGCGACGCGCGGTATAAATGTGATGTATACGCGTATGCAGTCGGTGCTGGTTTGAAATTCTCGATTTCAGCTTCTGTAATCTGTAAAATTTCTGCGTGCTCCTTATGCACCGTAAGTTCTGCTTCAGCGGTCTTCTTTGCTTTTTCTGCCAGTTTAGCGGCAATATGAAAGTCATCTGAATGAGCAGCCGCAAAAGCATGCACCTTCCCGTAATGTTTCAAATAATAGATATCTTGTAGAATATAATTTTTGAATGTTTCTAGTGGCAAATCACCACTTACGACCTTTTGTACAAATGGATGATTTAAACTTAACTGCCAGCTTTCTTTTGTTGCCTCACGCAATGAATCTGAAAAAAGCATAGAAAATCCCCCTTAATTTTGTTTAATAGCCTACTTCTACAACTGCGTTAACAATATACATTAAATCGTTTTTATCCTGCTGATCTTCCAAGAAAATCCCACTAGTTGTTGCCAAGCCTCCAGGTAAGACCTCAACAGTGACTGTACCATAAGGAATTAATTGTTTTATTTTGTCGTGATCCAATTTTTCCGTATCTAATGGAATACCCAGTTTTACATTTACTTTCATCTTATTTAAGTCAGCATCTGGTAAGATCTTCTTCATTCCTGGCATAGAATTGCTATGGATTGCATTCATTACAGCTCTTTCTGATGCAATATTCACGTTCTGTCCATGAACATCTACTCCTGTTCCTGTCTCGACAAATAGAAGATTTTCCAATTACTTTTCCTCCTTCGATAATGATACATATCCTTATAGTTCGTGAACTTGTTTGTATTTTTCTACTTTTTCATCAGTTAGAAAGTATATTTCATCGAGTAATGCCGGAATAAATGTTCCAGGCCCAGATGCTTTTTCCATTGCTAATTCAGCTGCAATACCATAACTTGTCACAGCATATATACCTGCTTGATAAAAGTCATCAACTACACTCACAAAAGGTCCGACAAAAGATGAAAGTAAACATCCGCTAGCCGTAATGTTTTGTAGCATTTCATGCCCGTTTGTACATAAAGCAGTTCGCTTACCATCTGTCACAACGTCAACTTTTCCAGTTGAGATGACAACCGTATCATATTTTTTAGCGACAGTTTTTGCGATTTCTGGTTCGTTTTCTTGAATAATGGAATCTGGCCCCTTTGCTTTTTCTAGCTTACCTGCCAACACAGCTATTTCCCCAGCATTAGCACGTATTGCAGCTAGCTTTACCGTTTTAAGTATGTCATCAATGATCTCCGTCCGAAAATCTGTACCTCCAACTGCAATGGGATCAAGAATAACTGGAACCCCATTCTTGTTTGCTGCCATTCCAGCCTTTAACATTGCTTCTCCCCGGTCTTCCGTTAATGTCCCCAGGTTTAGCACTACCGCGTCGGCGATTTCTCCATACTTTTTAGCTTCTCTTGGAGTATGAGACATCGCAGGTGACGCTCCGATAGCGATTAAGCCATTAGCAGAAAAATTAGATGCAACTTCATTGGTTATATTAAAAATAAACGGTTTATCTTGTTTAATCTTAGCAATAGCATCCACCAAAAATTCTCCTCTCCTATTAATTTAGAATAAAGAACAAATAAACCACCCCAAAATGGAGTGGTTTTATATACAGCTACAGAATAGGTATAGTCGCCAACTCCACTTTCCTACGCTGGTATTAACCAGTTCAGGTTCAAAGGGATCAAGAAATGCATCTTATCTCAGCCAAAATGGCACCCCTAGTGGATTTTTTTTTATTCTACCTACATCTTAGTTGATTTTTTCGTAAAAGTAAAATTATTCATATGAGTCAATTTTCATCGATGCTAAGTAATGATTGTTTTAAAAAGTTTGGATTATAATAATGACTTGGTGATATCCGAATGACATGATCCCTTAAAAAAACTTAAATACACGCACAAATGTAGATTTTCAAACTGAGACTAATTTAAAATAGCAACTCGTTTTGCAATCATATCAACGTTTCTTAGCATTTATTTTATAAAAACAAACGACGAAATAAAAAAAGTTTTAAAAAGGTATTGCTTTTTTATAGTTCTATGGATATAATATTACTTGTCCTTGATTTTAAGGATTGTCTGGTAGCGATAGCGAGAAGGTCACACCTGTTCCCATGCCGAACACAGAAGTTAAGCTTTTCAGCGCCAATGGTAGTTGGGGTTTTACCCCTGCAAGAGTAGGACGCCGCCAGGCAAGGATAATTTATCCTTAGATTGGATAGAATATGTAAGTATAACACATAGAAGTGTATGACCATATTTTCCATATCATAAGTCATATCGCGGGGTGGAGCAGTCTGGTAGCTCGTTGGGCTCATAACCCAAAGGTCGCAGGTTCAAATCCTGCCCCCGCAACCAAATTATTTACTATTACTTGAGTAAGATCCAGATTCACCATTGAAATACTGGATGCCATACATAAGTAAAAAAAGTTGGTCCGGTAGTTCAGTTGGTTAGAATGCCTGCCTGTCACGCAGGAGGTCGCGGGTTCGAGTCCCGTCCGGACCGCCATGAAAATTATATTAGAAGTTGTAGAACACATGGTTTGAATTGAAACCTGTGTTTTTTTAGTTTGTAGACATTATTTAGTCGTCCAATTTTTTTCTTTTTTCTTTTGTTTTTGCTATGATAGTTGGTAGTGAAGATAAAGAATGGTGATGTGAAATGGATGAGTTTTCTTTTATAGATTCGATTAAGCCGACATATTATCGACAGCCTTCTCTGTTAAAAGGAATTGGAGATGATGCTGCTGTTTTTCGTAGTTCAAAGGATATTGTTACGGCAGTAGATACTTTTGTAGAGGATGTACATTTTTCCCGTTCTACAATGGAACCGTATCATATCGGCTATCGAGCATTAGGGGCCAATATAAGTGATTTAGCAGCAATGGGAGCTTCACCTAGTTTCTATTTAGTATCTATTGTAATACCAAAGAATTGGACTCAAGCGGAGCTATCTCAGATATATTCAGGTATGGATGATTTAGCATCAAAGTATCATATGGATATTATTGGTGGAGATACTGTTTCCGGTAAGCAATTAACCATCTCTATTACAGTAATTGGATATACGATCACAAATAAAGCGCGATATCGTCAGCATGCAAAAGAAGGAGACATTGTCTTTGTTACGGGGACATTAGGAGACTCTCTAGCAGGGTTTCATATTCTGACCAGCGACAATGAAAACAACCGATATGTTGATCAAGATTTTTATATTCATCGGCATCGAAAACCGGAACCGAGAGTGGCTTTTGCGCAAGCTCTAGAAAGTCTGGACAGAGTATCTTTAAATGATGTAAGTGATGGGATTGCCAATGAGGCAAGTGAGATCGCAGAAGCTTCTAATGTGTCCATTGTATTACGTGAAAATGATATACCAGTTGCACCTTCCTTTTATCAATTTACGTATGAGCAACAATATCAGTGGAAATTGTCTGGTGGAGAGGATTTTGAACTCCTAGGGACAGTGGCTAAAGGTGACTGGGCTGTTGTAAATGAAGCTGCTGAGAAGACAAATACCCAATTGACGGTAATTGGAAGTGTTGTAGAAGAAGAAAAGCATCCTGTTTATATAGAAGATAATGCTATGCGTAAAGTGCTTAAGAAAAGCGGATATACGCATTTGAAGTAGGTGAATTAAATGAAAATACAGCTTGGTTCTCCGGAAGAAACAAAATCATTCGGCGAAAGACTAGCTAAGTCGTTGCGTCCGGGTGATGTTATTACGTTAGAAGGTCAGCTAGGTTCTGGTAAAACAACGTTTACGAAAGGAATTGCTTCTGGACTAGAAGTTAAGCGTCATATTACGAGCCCTACGTTTACAATTGTGAAAGAATACCGTGGGAAAATGCCTTTATATCATATGGATGTGTATCGTTTAGAGGATTCCCTGGAGGACATTGGTTTTGATGAATATTTTCATGGAAATGGAGTCTCTGTAGTGGAATGGGCTGGATTTATTGAGCCATTCTTACCCGTGGATCGTTTAGAAATATCTATTCATTATACGGAAAATAAAGATATGCGTGTAATTGATTTGAAACCTCATGGGTCTCACTTTGAACAAGTAGTAAATGAATTAAAAGGTTAGGAGTTAATGTATGAATATACTTGCAATCGATACTTCCAATCAAGTATTAGGTGTGTCATTATTAAACAATGGAGAGATACTAGCTGAACTTACAACTAATATCAAGAAGAATCATTCTGTTCGTTTAATGCCTGCTGTAGAAAGTCTTATGCAACAGGTATCTATGCAACCGGAAGAACTTGATCGAATTGTAGTAGCAAAAGGGCCTGGCTCTTACACGGGAGTAAGAATTGGCCTATCTACAGCAAAGACAATGGCATGGGCTTTAGAAATACCAGTAGTAGGAGTCTCTAGCTTAGAGGTACTTGCTTATCAAGGGAAGTTCTTTAGTGGAATTATATGTCCTTTCTTTGATGCGAGGAGAGGATTAGTATTTACTGGTGGATATCAATTTAACGATAATAAAATTGAAAAAGTGATTGAAGAAGAAAATTTACTTATGACCTCCATGCTGGATAAATTAAAAAAGCAGGGGGAAAAGGTAGTATTCTTGAGTCCGGATATTGAACAATTTAAAGAATTAATTAAAGAGGAACTAGGAGATTTAGCAATTATTCCTGAACCTATCTATCATCTTCCAAAAGCTTCGCACTTAGGGCTTGTAGGGATGAATTTAGAACCGGAAGCTATTCATGAGCTCGTTCCTAATTATCTACGTTTAGCAGAAGCAGAAGCGAATTGGCAAAAGAGTCAGAAGGAACGTCAAGTAAATGAATAATATAACGATGCGTCCAATGGAACTTGCTGATATACCTGAAGTTTTACATGTAGAAAATGCATGTTTTCAAACACCTTGGACAACGGATATTTTTTATCAAGAATTAATAGAAAATGCTCATGCGTATTATTATGTCGTTGAAGTCGAACGTACAGTTGTTGGTTATATTGGTTCGTGGATGGTGTTAGATGACGCACAAATAACGAATTTCGCTATTCTACCAAGTTATCGCAGAAATAAATTAGGTGAAAAGTTATTTCGTTATTTGATGCAGATTGCCATAGCAAAAGGAGTCGAGCGCCTATCCTTAGAAGTACGTGCATCAAACATAGCGGCGCAATCCTTATATAGAAAATTTGGTTTAGTTCCTGGTGGAGTTCGTAAGAGGTATTACACGGATAATCACGAGGATGCTATTGTAATGTGGGTGAATCTGAAATGAAAAAAGATACGATTATATTAGGTATAGAAACAAGTTGTGATGAAACCGCAGCCTCTGTAGTAAAAAACGGTAGAGAGATTATGTCCAATGTAGTTGCATCTCAAATTGAAAGTCATAAACGCTTCGGAGGAGTAGTTCCTGAAATTGCATCAAGGCATCACGTTGAACAAATTACACTTGTGCTTGAACAAGCAATTACTGAGGCTGATGTTACTTGGGAAGATATAGATGCAATCGCAGTTACAGAAGGACCAGGATTAGTAGGAGCTTTATTAGTAGGTGTAAATGCAGCGAAAGCATTAGCGTTTGCTAAGAAGAAACCATTAGTTGGGGTTCACCATATTGCTGGTCATATTTATGCAAATAGACTAGAGCATGAATTTGTGTTTCCGATGTTAGCCCTTATTGTTTCTGGTGGACACACAGAATTAGTCCTAATGAAGGAACATGGAGACTATGAATTAATAGGGGAGACAAGAGATGATGCTGCAGGAGAAGCATATGATAAGGTCGCCCGTATGTTGAAATTGCCTTATCCAGGTGGTCCACAAATTGATCGCTTAGCTGCTAAAGGTGAGGAAACGATTGAATTTCCTCGTGCTTGGTTAGAAGCAGATAGTTATGATTTTAGTTTTAGTGGATTGAAGTCTGCCGTTATAAATAAAATTCATAACGCAAAGCAACGTGATTTGACGTTAAGTGCAGAAGATATTGCTGCAAGTTTTCAAGCGAGTGTTGTGGAAGTACTGACAGAAAAAACATATCGTGCAGCGAAAGAATATAACGTAAATCAAGTTATTGTAGCGGGTGGAGTAGCTGCTAATACAGGTTTAAGAAAAAGCCTAGAGAAACGTTTCTCAGGCGAAGATTTTCCATTATATATTCCACCAATTCAATTATGTACAGATAATGCTGCAATGATTGCCGCAGCAGGTACGATATCGTTTGAAAAGGGGCATCGTTCATTACTCGATTTAAATGCAAATCCTTCACTTATACTGAGTTAGTCACAGGTTATTCACAGGGGTGTGGATATATCCTGTAGATAAGCTACATTATCATCTTTTAAATGTGGATGAAAAAAGTGGATAACTGTTCATTCGGCTGTGGATTATGTGTGTAACTTTTGCTGATTCGAGGTTTTTAGACATTTTTCGAGCTTTTCGTTGTGGATAAGTATTTGGTTAAAGAAGGATATTAACAGGAAGAAATTTGGTGGGAATCCGATGAATAAAAAACAAAATTATTATTTTCAAACTGATTTGATTCTACTCTTTTTAGGATTTGTAATCATTAGTCTATTGGCTATTTATAACGCGCAGCAAATTGATCAAGCTAATACGAATTTTGTCATACGGCAAATTGCTTTTTTTAGTATTGGTGTTTGTTTTGTAGCTGCGATTCAATTTATCGACCTCGAACAGTTGTATAGAGGAAGTATATATATTTATATAGGTGGAGTTCTCTTGTTAGGGCTGTTACTTATCAGTCCTGATGCAATTGCAAGGGAAATTAATGGTGCAAATAGTTGGTTTACCTTACCTGGATTATCCATTCAACCCGCCGAATTTGCCAAAATGTCGACGATATTATTTCTAGCAGCAACGATAACGGGACATAAAGAAAAGACAGAAGTTCAAACGATGAAAACGGATATTATGTTATTACTTAAACTAATAATCTATACAATGATACCAGTCGGATTAATTATGCTACAACCTGATTTTGGTACCTCGATGGTGTATTTGTTTATTGCAGGAATGATGATAATTTTATCAGGTATTAACTGGAGGATTATTGTTTCCTTAATAGTTGGCTTGGTATCTCTAGCAGGAGCTGCTATTGGAGCAATTATTCGATTTCCGCAGTTTGCAATTGATGTTCTTGGAGTAGCACCATATCAAGTGGATCGAATTATGACATGGTTTGATCCGTCACAACAATCAGCAGATGCGACATTTCAGTTTGAACGATCACATATGTCATTGGGTTCTGGACAATTATTTGGTAAGGGAATGAGTAGTCTAGAAGTACAATATCCAGAAGCACATACAGATTTTATCTTTTCTGTAATAGGAGAGAGCTTTGGATTTATTGGAAGTGCCATTGTAATTTTTCTTTACTTTATGCTTCTATACCGTTTAGTAACCTTAGGCTTAAGCATCTATAAACATTCTCCTTTTGGCACATATTTCTGCTTTGGATTTTTAAGTTTGATGCTGGTCCATGTGTTTCAAAATATCGGAATGACAATTGGAATTATGCCAATAACAGGAATTCCATTGCTACTTATTAGTTATGGAGGTAGTTCTGTCATGTCCACCATGTTAGGATTGGCAGTAGTTTACCGAGTTGCAGTTGAACATACGATACAAAATGATTATCTATTTAAATAAAAGCTATAAAAAAACTCTCTAAATCCAACATTGTGGATAAAGAGAGTTTTTTACTCTTATTATGAGTTTGATTCAACTAGGTTGCCTATGAAATTGGTCGATAAATGTTACTCCATCTTCATAAATGGTTGCGATAGCTGAATGTATTTTTTGAGAAGATATTTCGGTAATCTCAAATTGAATATTTTTATAAAGTAGGTTTGGCTTCTCATGATTGGCAGGGATATAGCCTAATTGATCGATTAAAAAATCACTTAACGTATCATAATCCTCTACTGGGAAAGTGATGCCTAGTATACCTTCTAATTCGTACAGTGGAGAATTAGCATGAATTCGGTATCTATTTCCAGCCAGTTGTTGGATGAAGGAAGGTTTATTCAATACATAGCTATCATCTTCTTGAAGTACATCAGTAACCATTTCTTTGACCATATCTTCTCTTGTAATAAGTCCTTCAGTTCCACCATATTCATCTAAAACAATTGCAAGTGTGATCTGTTCTTTTTGCATATCTTTAAACGCAAGGTCTACACGTTGTGATTCTAAGATAAAGAACGGATCATGCATGATATTTCGAAGCTGAAACTTGGTAGCATCTTTATAATTATGTAAATAAGAAAGTACGTCCTTTACGTGGATAATTCCTATAATTTGATCGATATCTTCTTCAATTACAGGATATCTGTTGTAAGGCTGGTTTATAATCACATCCATTACTTCTTCATAAGAAGAATCTACTTCAAGCACACACATATCTATACGATGAATAACGATATCCGAAATATGTTTATCATTAAATTCATAGATGTTTGTTTCAGACTCAACTGATGGGTGCTCCTTTGCATTTTTAAGCACACTTGTATTGATTACCAGCAGACCCTTTTTCCAAGCAACAAAACATACTATGCCTACAATAAGAAAAAACAAACTAATCAGCGCTATCGTCAAAAGTTAACGACCTCCATGATTTATTATTAGCAAACAAACGAAACAAGCTGTATATATAAAAACAGGCAAGTATATACTTACCTGTAAATATTATAAATGAAGATGAATATTTTTTCAATTGTCTAACTCTTCTAGGCTTGTCCAATGCTCCAATAGATCATCAAGTTTTTGTTTGTACATGTTGGTTTCTTCGGTTAACTCTAATGCTTTTTCGTGATCTTCATATACTTCTGGTAATGTCATTTGTTCTTCTAAATGTGCAATATGCTCTTCTGTCGTTTCGATCTGTTTTTCAAGTTCAGCGATTTGTCTTTTCCGTTTTCTTTCTTCACTTTGTTTCTGCTTTTCTTCTTTAAAACTTCTTTTTTTATCGGAAACCGTTGTTGATTGTACTTCTTTCTCCATCTGAAGACGAGCAAGTTCTGCTTCTTCTGCTTTTTTCTCTAGATAATAATCATAGTCACCAAGGTACATTTTAATTCCTTGTGGATTCATTTCGGCTACTTGATCTGCGATTCGATTAATAAAATAGCGATCATGTGAAACAAAGATAATTGTACCCGGGAAATCAGCTAATGCACCTTCTAACACTTCTTTACTATCAATATCTAAGTGGTTCGTTGGTTCATCTAGAATAAGTAGGTTTGCTTTTTGCATTTTTAATTTAGATAAAGCTAAGCGTGATTTTTCACCACCACTTAATGCAGAAACGACTTTTAATACATCATCCCCAGAGAATAAGAAATTGCCTAGTATCGTACGAATATCTTTTTCATTCACTAGAGGATACTCATCCCACAATTCTTGAAGGACGGTTTTGTTCGAGTGAAGTTCGGTTTGTTCCTGATCATAGTACCCGACTTGTACATTTGTTCCTAATTGGATGTCTCCGTCAAAAGGAAATTCTTTCTCCACAATGGTCTTCAGTAACGTTGTTTTTCCGATTCCATTCGGACCAACTAATGCGATACGTTCACCGCGATTTGCATGAAGGTTTACATGGCGGAATGTAGGTTCTTGTTGTTCTTCATATCGGAAGCCTAGATTAGAAATTTTTAATACATCATTGCCACTACGACGATTAATTTGAAATGACATCGAAGCGGATGATTCATCACCCATTGGACGATCCATCTTGTCCATTTTTTCTAATTGCTTTCGTCTACTTTGTGCTCGTTTTGTAGTGGAAGCACGGACGATATTCTTTTGAATGAATTCTTCCATCCGTTTAATATCCGTTTGTTGTTTTACGTATTCTTTCATTTCTTGTTCGTAATCAAGTGCTTTTTGTTCCAGGTATTTACTATAGGTACCATGATATTTTCTCGAATGATGTCTAGAAATTTCATAAACGATAGATACCGTTTTATCAAGAAAATAGCGGTCATGGGAAACAATCACAATTGCACCAGGATAATTAACGAGATAACCTTCCAACCATGTTAGTGTATCAATATCGAGATGGTTTGTAGGCTCATCGAGGATGAGTAACTGAGGTTTTTGTAGCAATAATTTACCAAGAGCGAGTCTTGTCTTTTGTCCGCCACTTAATTCGTTAATCGGCGTTTCATAATCATAATCACCAAATGAGAGACCAGTAAGTACCGATTTTATATCCGATTCATACGTATAACCACCATCTGATTGATAGCGAATTTGTAATTCATCGTATTCTTTCAGAATGGCTTGGTAACTCGTTTCATCTACTGCAGTAGGATCTGCCATTTTAATTTCTACTTCACGTAACTTTTTTTCCATCTGTTTTAAATGGGAAAATACATCTTCCATCTCATTCCAAATGGTTTTACCTGATTCTAACTTCATATGTTGCGATAGATAACCATAGGTAAGATCTTTCGGTTTGAAAAACTCTCCTTCATCATGAGGGAGTTCATTTGCCATTATTTTTAGCAGTGTCGATTTTCCTGCACCATTTCTACCGACGATGGCAATACGATCTTGGTCTTTAATTTCTACTTTTATATTAGACAAAATCTCTTCTGCGCCAAAAGATTTTGATATTCCGTTTAATTGCATCAGTATCATTTCATTGTCACCTCATAATACTAGTTTAGCTTATCGCCAAAGAAGCGACAATATTATTGTGAAAAATGTCACGACTTCTAAGGAATAATCTGTTAAAATAAATATAGTATGATAATTATTCTAAGCATTGAAAAGAGGAAGGTCGTATGGAACAAAACAAGATTCCGCAAGCAACTGCAAAACGCTTGCCATTATATTATCGTTTCATTAACAACTTAAATCAACAAGGTAAAAAGCGTGTATCATCAAAAGAATTAAGTGAAGCGGTTAAAGTAGATTCCGCAACCATTCGTAGAGATTTCTCTTACTTCGGTGCACTAGGTAAAAAAGGATATGGATACAATGTTGAATATTTACTAGGTTTTTTTAAGAGTACATTAGACCAACATGAAATAACAGAAGTAGCGTTAATTGGTGTTGGAAATTTAGGAACAGCTTTCTTACATTATAATTTTATGAAAAATAATAATATCCGTATTACCATTGCATTTGATGCTGATGAAAATAAGGTAGGCACCGATATCGGAGGAGTTCCAGTCTATCATATTGATGAACTAGGGGAAAGGTTAAAGAATACAGAGGTTGCTATTCTGACGATACCTGCTGATGAAGCAGATGCAATTGCTAATCAACTTGTTGAGCATGGCGTTAGTGGAATATTAAACTTTACCCCAGCAAGAATTACAGTACCTAGTCATATTCGTGTGCATCATATTGATTTAGCGATTGAGCTTCAATCACTCGTGTATTTTCTTAAACATTATTCTTTAAACTAATTATTTCATTATTTTAAATCAATTATTATGTAAGCGTTTATCCTTATATTAATGAGAAAAGTAGACTGTGAATACAGTCTACTTTTTCTTTCTTAATTTATTGTGATAACCTATCATTTTAAAGGAAACAAAGAAACACAAAGCAGAAACTGCTGCAAAAATAAGTGTAACAGAATTCCAAACAGTGCTTTCCTTACTTTGAACCCCAAAGTATATAAAAGCAATTCCTACAAGAAAGTATAGAACTGCTCTTGTTAGAAAGGGATGTCTCATGGATTAACCTCCAAAGAAAATCATTTGCATCTCATCTAAAATACGTTGCATTTCTTCAGGATCAATATTATATTGTGCTAACAAAACAAAGGTGTTCATACCTGCGTGTACAATAATAGGAACGATAATTCGTTTTGTCTTTACATAAAGAAAAGCAAATACAAATCCCATGGATGCGTAAATTAAAATATGCTTAGGGTCTAAGTGAATAAACCCAAATATAACCGCTGATAGTAACCCCGCAAAAAAGAAATTCATTCGTTTATAAAGCTCTCCAAAAATAATCTTTCGGAATATAATTTCTTCTAAAATGGGAGCAAAGATAGCCGGTACGATCATGAATATAGGTGCTGCTCGAGTGATATCCATAATTTGTTGTGTGTTTTCGGAACCTGGGTCAATCCCGATGGCTATTTCGATTTGAGCAGCAATACCTTGTGCGAATAAAGCCATAAAAATACCAGCTATAGACCACAGTATTATACTTTCAATTCCTGCTGCCTCGTTATTTCGCATTTGCATATCTGGTTTAAGAAAATATAGCGTTATAACGATTGCTAGGGCAAAGGAAAATATCGACCAATAAATAGTTGCATCATTGATAGAAAAACCGAAAACGACTGCTAAAATCGGTGCAAAAAGCAACCCAGAAAACTGCATAATAATATATGTAAGAATGACATACCAATATCTACGACTCAAATAAAACGCTCCTTTATCATGTACTGTACTAATTAATATAGTTTAACATATGCATATATAGTTATTATAATCAGAACACGCTATTAAATGAAAAGAAAATGAAGTATTATTTTTTTGTGATTGATTTATGAAATTGTTTAGCATTTGTTATATAAAAAATATAATATCTTCACTCTATTTTGCTTGCATTTTTTTATAGAATTAATTATTATAATAATTGTGATTAGCACTCATCTATGAAGAGTGCTAATAAAATAAAATGATATCGAATTAAGGAGGCAATTCTACATGATTAAACCATTAGGAGATCGTGTTGTTATCGAACTTGTTGAACAAGAAGAAACAACTGCAAGCGGAATCGTACTTCCAGACTCTGCAAAGGAAAAACCGCAGGAAGGTAAAGTAGTAGCAGTTGGTTCTGGACGTGTAGAAAATGGAGAAAAGATTGCTCTTGAAGTTTCAGAAGGAGATCGAATCATTTTTTCTAAATTTGCTGGTACAGAAGTGAAATATGAAGGTACAGAATACTTAATTCTTCGTGAAAATGATATTTTAGCTATTATTGGCTAAACTCTTATGAAAAATTTAGATTAAAACGATAAATACGTAACTACATTCAAGGAGGAATAAAGAATGGCTAAAGACTTAAAATTTAGTGAAGACGCTCGTCGCGCAATGCTACGTGGTGTAGATACATTGGCAGATGCAGTAAAAGTTACGCTTGGACCAAAAGGACGTAATGTTGTATTAGATAAAAAATTCGGTTCACCTCTAATTACAAATGATGGTGTTACGATTGCAAAAGAAATTGAATTAGAAGATGCATTTGAAAACATGGGTGCTCAATTAGTATCTGAAGTTGCATCAAAAACAAATGATGTTGCTGGTGATGGTACTACAACAGCGACTGTACTTGCTCAAGCAATGATTCGTGAAGGATTGAAAAACGTAACTTCTGGTGCAAACCCAGTAGGAATCCGTCGCGGTATTGAAAAAGCTGTTGAATTAGCAGTTCAAGAATTAAAAGGAATTTCACAACCAATTGAAAGTAAAGAAGCTATTTCACAAATTGCTGCCGTATCTTCTGGAGATGAAGAAGTAGGTCAATTGATTGCTGAAGCAATGGAACGTGTAGGTAACGATGGTGTTATCACTATTGAAGAATCTAAAGGTTTCAACACAGAGCTTGAAGTAGTAGAAGGTATGCAATTTGATCGTGGATATGCTTCTCCATACATGGTTACTGACCAAGATAAAATGGAGGCTGTTTTAGAAGATCCTTATATCTTAATAACAGATAAGAAAATAGGCAATATCCAAGAAGTATTACCAGTGTTAGAGCAAGTAGTTCAACAAGGTAAACCTCTTCTAATGATCGCTGAAGATGTAGAAGGAGAAGCACTTGCTACATTAGTAGTAAATAAACTTCGCGGTACA from Oceanobacillus iheyensis HTE831 encodes:
- the tenA gene encoding thiaminase II, which codes for MLFSDSLREATKESWQLSLNHPFVQKVVSGDLPLETFKNYILQDIYYLKHYGKVHAFAAAHSDDFHIAAKLAEKAKKTAEAELTVHKEHAEILQITEAEIENFKPAPTAYAYTSHLYRASLSGSLAQIVAAMLPCYWLYADIGLTYKDAKPKEKIYQNWLNTYGSDWFQESTQEMIDLLNTLAEQAGEAEKEKIKTQFIIAKEYELAFWEMSYTFETWLSEKQQI
- a CDS encoding Lin0512 family protein, whose product is MENLLFVETGTGVDVHGQNVNIASERAVMNAIHSNSMPGMKKILPDADLNKMKVNVKLGIPLDTEKLDHDKIKQLIPYGTVTVEVLPGGLATTSGIFLEDQQDKNDLMYIVNAVVEVGY
- the thiM gene encoding hydroxyethylthiazole kinase, with product MDAIAKIKQDKPFIFNITNEVASNFSANGLIAIGASPAMSHTPREAKKYGEIADAVVLNLGTLTEDRGEAMLKAGMAANKNGVPVILDPIAVGGTDFRTEIIDDILKTVKLAAIRANAGEIAVLAGKLEKAKGPDSIIQENEPEIAKTVAKKYDTVVISTGKVDVVTDGKRTALCTNGHEMLQNITASGCLLSSFVGPFVSVVDDFYQAGIYAVTSYGIAAELAMEKASGPGTFIPALLDEIYFLTDEKVEKYKQVHEL
- the thiL gene encoding thiamine-phosphate kinase, which translates into the protein MDEFSFIDSIKPTYYRQPSLLKGIGDDAAVFRSSKDIVTAVDTFVEDVHFSRSTMEPYHIGYRALGANISDLAAMGASPSFYLVSIVIPKNWTQAELSQIYSGMDDLASKYHMDIIGGDTVSGKQLTISITVIGYTITNKARYRQHAKEGDIVFVTGTLGDSLAGFHILTSDNENNRYVDQDFYIHRHRKPEPRVAFAQALESLDRVSLNDVSDGIANEASEIAEASNVSIVLRENDIPVAPSFYQFTYEQQYQWKLSGGEDFELLGTVAKGDWAVVNEAAEKTNTQLTVIGSVVEEEKHPVYIEDNAMRKVLKKSGYTHLK
- the tsaE gene encoding tRNA (adenosine(37)-N6)-threonylcarbamoyltransferase complex ATPase subunit type 1 TsaE: MKIQLGSPEETKSFGERLAKSLRPGDVITLEGQLGSGKTTFTKGIASGLEVKRHITSPTFTIVKEYRGKMPLYHMDVYRLEDSLEDIGFDEYFHGNGVSVVEWAGFIEPFLPVDRLEISIHYTENKDMRVIDLKPHGSHFEQVVNELKG
- the tsaB gene encoding tRNA (adenosine(37)-N6)-threonylcarbamoyltransferase complex dimerization subunit type 1 TsaB; the protein is MNILAIDTSNQVLGVSLLNNGEILAELTTNIKKNHSVRLMPAVESLMQQVSMQPEELDRIVVAKGPGSYTGVRIGLSTAKTMAWALEIPVVGVSSLEVLAYQGKFFSGIICPFFDARRGLVFTGGYQFNDNKIEKVIEEENLLMTSMLDKLKKQGEKVVFLSPDIEQFKELIKEELGDLAIIPEPIYHLPKASHLGLVGMNLEPEAIHELVPNYLRLAEAEANWQKSQKERQVNE
- the rimI gene encoding ribosomal protein S18-alanine N-acetyltransferase, with amino-acid sequence MNNITMRPMELADIPEVLHVENACFQTPWTTDIFYQELIENAHAYYYVVEVERTVVGYIGSWMVLDDAQITNFAILPSYRRNKLGEKLFRYLMQIAIAKGVERLSLEVRASNIAAQSLYRKFGLVPGGVRKRYYTDNHEDAIVMWVNLK